A window from Chitinophaga filiformis encodes these proteins:
- the guaB gene encoding IMP dehydrogenase, whose product MPAGKSKPKFVEDGLTFDDVLLVPAYSEVLPRDVNISTQLTKNIRLNIPMVSAAMDTVTEANLAISLARQGGIGILHKNMSIEKQAELVRKVKRSENGLILDPVTLHANATIGEALRLMKENSIGGIPIIDDANKLVGILTNRDLRFERNQKRLVSEVMTSENLITAPEGTDLKKAEKILQQNKIEKLPVVAKNGKLVGLITYRDILQVSSYPNAVKDAYGRLLVGAALGITPDVLDRAQALINVGVDVVCLDSSHGHSIAVINSLKKLKKAFPKLEVIAGNVATGEGALALANAGADAVKVGVGPGSICTTRVVTGAGFPQLSAVMLAADALKKTGVPVIADGGIRYTGDMVKALAAGASSIMAGSIFAGVEESPGETIIYEGRKFKSYRGMGSLEAMVEGSKDRYFQEEDDIKKLVPEGIVGRVPYKGMLSEVIQQFVGGLRAGMGLTGSKDVKALQAAQFIKISPATVKENHPHDVVITKEAPNYSR is encoded by the coding sequence ATGCCTGCCGGAAAATCAAAACCGAAATTTGTAGAGGACGGACTTACTTTTGACGACGTACTTCTGGTTCCCGCCTACTCTGAGGTACTACCCAGAGACGTAAATATCTCAACGCAACTTACCAAAAACATACGCCTTAACATACCAATGGTGTCTGCTGCCATGGATACTGTTACTGAAGCTAACCTGGCCATTTCACTGGCTCGTCAGGGAGGCATTGGTATTCTGCATAAAAACATGAGCATTGAAAAACAGGCAGAACTGGTGAGAAAAGTAAAGCGCAGTGAAAACGGCCTGATACTCGACCCGGTTACCCTGCATGCTAATGCTACTATCGGAGAAGCGCTCCGCCTGATGAAAGAAAACAGCATCGGCGGTATTCCTATTATAGACGACGCCAACAAACTGGTGGGTATCCTCACCAATCGTGACCTGCGTTTTGAAAGGAATCAGAAACGCCTGGTAAGTGAAGTGATGACCTCCGAGAACCTGATCACCGCTCCTGAAGGAACTGATCTGAAAAAAGCAGAAAAGATCCTCCAGCAGAATAAGATAGAGAAACTGCCCGTAGTTGCCAAAAACGGTAAACTGGTAGGCCTGATCACTTACAGGGACATTCTCCAGGTATCCAGCTATCCAAATGCTGTAAAAGATGCCTATGGCCGTTTGCTGGTTGGCGCTGCACTCGGCATCACACCCGATGTACTTGACAGGGCCCAGGCACTGATCAATGTAGGTGTGGATGTAGTTTGCCTCGACAGCTCACATGGTCATTCCATCGCTGTTATAAACAGTCTTAAGAAACTCAAGAAAGCATTCCCTAAACTGGAAGTGATAGCTGGTAACGTAGCTACCGGCGAAGGCGCACTGGCACTGGCCAATGCAGGTGCTGATGCAGTAAAGGTAGGTGTTGGACCGGGTTCCATCTGTACTACCCGCGTAGTAACAGGCGCTGGTTTCCCTCAGCTCTCCGCCGTAATGCTGGCCGCCGATGCACTGAAGAAAACAGGCGTACCGGTGATCGCTGATGGTGGTATCCGTTACACCGGCGATATGGTAAAGGCCCTCGCTGCAGGTGCATCCAGCATCATGGCCGGTTCTATCTTTGCAGGTGTGGAAGAAAGCCCCGGAGAAACCATCATCTATGAAGGTCGTAAATTCAAATCCTATCGTGGAATGGGCTCACTGGAAGCAATGGTAGAAGGTAGCAAGGACCGCTATTTCCAGGAAGAAGACGATATCAAGAAACTGGTACCGGAAGGTATCGTAGGCCGTGTACCTTACAAGGGTATGCTGTCTGAAGTGATCCAGCAATTCGTTGGCGGTCTGCGTGCAGGTATGGGCCTCACCGGTTCCAAAGATGTAAAAGCGCTGCAGGCGGCACAGTTCATCAAGATCTCTCCTGCTACCGTGAAGGAAAATCACCCGCACGACGTAGTGATCACTAAAGAAGCACCGAACTACAGCAGATAA
- the lnt gene encoding apolipoprotein N-acyltransferase: MNRWLPILLSLAGALLLWAAWPTSPLTLLIFIAFIPLLRLTDLVPHRGKYFGCIFLTLFLWNVATTWWVGNTTVPLSGVAANLINTLLMSIPLLGYHRTRARVGQTAGYFALIVYWLTFEYIHLNWEFSWPWLSLGNAFAMHPSWIQWYEYTGVSGGTLWILLCNILIYHTWLQRKRYTVPLGTFLWKTGWQPAAAIVIPFLLSSLVQYTFKAPEGPAARVVIVQPNIDPYDKFAEENEQLQLDKLLALSAQKTDNTTTYIIWPETALFTHGVWEHKLSYESGTEQIRQFLRRYPQATLVSGATTLKRYDVMDEAPKMARSTEDGTLRYDAFNSAIQLDTSYAVQIYHKSRLVPGVEIIPYVRYLSFMKQLALDLGGITGGYGLTPGVELLENNRTHIKVLPAICYESVYGEFVAENVRRGANLLFVLTNDGWWGNTEGHRQHAQYARLRAIETRRWVARSANTGISCIIDPLGRVQQPLPYWKEGVIVGNVTPADTFTFYVRFGDLISKAAVVFCIIMILYSFYLKFRFSAPNS, from the coding sequence ATGAACCGCTGGTTACCCATACTACTAAGCCTTGCCGGTGCATTGCTGTTATGGGCCGCATGGCCAACCTCTCCCCTTACCTTGCTGATATTCATCGCCTTTATTCCCCTGTTGCGGTTGACAGATCTGGTGCCTCACCGGGGTAAATACTTTGGCTGTATCTTCCTGACATTATTCCTTTGGAATGTGGCCACTACCTGGTGGGTAGGCAATACTACCGTACCACTCAGCGGTGTGGCTGCAAACCTGATCAATACACTGCTGATGAGCATCCCCCTGCTGGGATATCACCGTACGCGAGCGCGGGTAGGACAAACAGCCGGCTATTTTGCCCTGATAGTATATTGGTTAACGTTCGAATACATCCACCTCAACTGGGAATTCAGCTGGCCCTGGCTTAGCCTGGGCAATGCCTTTGCCATGCACCCTTCCTGGATCCAATGGTATGAGTACACCGGCGTAAGCGGCGGTACCCTCTGGATTCTGCTTTGTAATATCCTTATCTATCATACCTGGCTGCAGCGCAAGCGTTACACTGTGCCACTGGGTACTTTTCTGTGGAAAACAGGCTGGCAGCCCGCAGCCGCCATTGTGATCCCTTTTCTACTCAGCTCGCTGGTACAATATACTTTCAAAGCGCCTGAAGGCCCCGCCGCCAGAGTCGTGATCGTGCAGCCGAATATTGACCCCTACGACAAATTTGCCGAGGAAAATGAGCAGCTGCAACTGGACAAACTGCTGGCTTTATCCGCTCAGAAAACCGATAATACCACTACATATATTATATGGCCGGAAACTGCGTTATTTACACATGGCGTGTGGGAACACAAGCTGTCTTATGAAAGCGGAACGGAGCAGATCAGGCAGTTCCTGAGACGCTACCCCCAGGCTACGCTGGTGAGTGGCGCCACAACCCTGAAACGCTACGATGTAATGGACGAAGCGCCTAAAATGGCCCGCAGCACAGAAGACGGTACGCTCAGATACGACGCGTTCAATTCAGCTATCCAGCTGGATACCTCCTACGCCGTACAGATATATCATAAATCCAGACTGGTGCCCGGTGTGGAGATAATACCTTATGTACGCTATCTCTCCTTCATGAAGCAACTGGCGCTGGACCTGGGAGGCATCACCGGAGGATACGGCCTGACGCCGGGAGTTGAGCTGCTGGAAAACAACCGTACACACATTAAAGTATTGCCTGCTATCTGTTATGAATCCGTTTACGGCGAGTTTGTAGCAGAAAATGTAAGAAGAGGCGCCAACCTGCTGTTTGTGCTTACCAATGATGGCTGGTGGGGCAATACAGAAGGGCATCGCCAGCATGCACAATATGCCCGCCTCAGGGCCATTGAAACCCGGCGCTGGGTAGCCCGCAGCGCCAATACCGGCATATCCTGCATCATTGACCCCCTGGGCAGGGTGCAGCAGCCATTACCATACTGGAAAGAAGGAGTTATTGTAGGAAATGTAACACCAGCCGATACATTTACGTTCTATGTGAGGTTTGGGGATCTTATATCCAAGGCGGCCGTTGTTTTCTGTATAATAATGATATTGTATAGTTTCTATCTGAAGTTCAGATTTTCAGCACCCAATTCCTGA
- a CDS encoding alpha/beta fold hydrolase produces MSTKPSTQNTDLKNKPAVLLIHGFSENNQIWQQQLSALSEQFYVIAPDLPGTGNTPATGTLSMENMAEYVKDLLTAEGISRAIVIGHSMGGYVALALAEKYPSLVQGLGLFHSTAAPDNEEKKEARRKSINMIEKYGNEAFVKQTMPNMFSPAFKKQHPEQIESYIQMCLQCPQSSQVAYYEAMMQRPDRTAVLSSVSVPVLFVIGKDDNAVPMQNVLPQVSLPRISSIYIFEDTGHMGMWEVPEASTQLLEQFILFCQQY; encoded by the coding sequence GTGTCCACTAAACCTTCTACCCAAAATACTGATCTAAAGAACAAACCGGCAGTGCTGCTGATACATGGTTTTTCTGAAAACAACCAGATATGGCAGCAACAGCTGTCAGCCTTGAGCGAACAATTCTATGTAATAGCGCCTGACCTTCCCGGTACGGGCAATACGCCGGCAACAGGCACACTCAGCATGGAAAATATGGCTGAATATGTGAAGGATCTTTTAACAGCGGAAGGCATCTCCAGAGCAATAGTGATAGGTCATTCCATGGGGGGCTACGTAGCCCTGGCGCTGGCGGAAAAATATCCCTCCCTCGTACAGGGACTGGGCTTATTCCATTCTACCGCCGCACCAGACAACGAAGAAAAAAAAGAAGCCCGGCGGAAATCCATCAATATGATTGAGAAGTATGGGAACGAGGCTTTTGTAAAACAAACAATGCCTAATATGTTCAGCCCCGCCTTTAAAAAGCAACATCCTGAACAAATAGAGTCGTATATTCAGATGTGTTTGCAATGCCCGCAGTCATCCCAGGTAGCTTATTATGAAGCAATGATGCAACGCCCTGACCGCACTGCAGTGCTGTCATCTGTCTCCGTACCTGTTTTATTTGTAATAGGCAAAGATGACAACGCCGTACCCATGCAAAATGTGCTGCCACAGGTATCCCTGCCGCGCATCAGCAGCATATACATATTTGAAGACACAGGACATATGGGAATGTGGGAAGTACCGGAAGCCAGCACACAACTATTGGAACAGTTTATTCTTTTTTGCCAACAATATTGA
- a CDS encoding gliding motility-associated C-terminal domain-containing protein: MKRTLILLIILSLGYATRASHIIGGEMSYKYISRNGDMLTYQVTLKLFRICESGGNIAELPEAVYFAIFSKVDNASYGAPVQVPRANKEVKHLAQVDPCIVNPPDICFQIGTYVQNITVPVSPMGYTVSFQSCCRDNTIDNLIDTRDPNNEQSRPGNGATYFTELPGENGQLTNSSPFFTKDEAVLVCANKKFTYDFSATDIDGDEIVYSFCDAYGGGQTTPQGGIPPAAIAPPYGTVPYKSPYSGSSPLGAGATIDPKTGIISGIAPDPGKYVLTVCAYEYRNGQLLGIHRKDFHLRVTTCVKLVVAAMPDKYNDCSGYTVTFLNNSTEGKPYEWDFGDGDTMHTNSTDPIQHTYTRQGTYNVKLWVDRYSNCGDSATATAYVYPLLRPNVNFSGLCSNTITTFTNNSTTSGVNDNINYYRWDFGVTTSDADTSLEKSPRFQYPGPGNYQVVLHLKTERGCERFDTSDLIVYDKPPLAATPDTLLCILNSIQLHAESMVDGNVVTGTYTWAPSYNINNANTANPTIFPRLDTAYTVTFTDATGCTNSKRVAVDVRDKLVVRTMADSVVCTGDEVNIPAFPDGNYPLTWYDVNNTVVDTGLTLNIVPPPPSATYRVRGDLGDCFGEDNITLRVVDPPVAYAGEDTTICYGEQLTLRASGGAYYQWTPTATLSAPQSATTIARPTDSTAYIVTVRDVLGCPKAVSDTVLVNVVPPVPAFAGNDTIAMLNHPFQLNASGGTTYIWTPVDGLDNPNINNPVTTINHDITYTVTVYTEQGCSGRDDIKVRFIAGPDIYVPTGFSPNGDGQNDIFRPLPVGIVQLDFFRVYDRWGKLMYSTTQYLQGWNGYFKGSPAAVGTYVWVVQGKNINNETVTRKGTVTLVR; the protein is encoded by the coding sequence GTGAAAAGAACCCTTATACTGCTAATTATTCTTTCCCTTGGATACGCGACACGCGCCTCCCATATCATCGGAGGAGAAATGTCCTATAAATATATCAGCCGCAACGGAGACATGTTGACCTACCAGGTAACATTGAAGCTATTCCGTATCTGTGAAAGCGGGGGGAATATAGCAGAATTACCGGAGGCTGTTTACTTCGCTATTTTCAGCAAAGTAGACAATGCATCGTATGGTGCCCCGGTACAGGTACCGCGCGCCAATAAAGAAGTAAAACATCTGGCACAGGTGGATCCCTGCATCGTCAATCCTCCTGATATCTGTTTCCAGATAGGTACATATGTGCAGAACATCACTGTTCCTGTCAGCCCTATGGGATATACCGTTTCCTTCCAGAGTTGCTGCCGTGACAATACCATCGATAATCTTATTGACACCAGAGATCCGAACAATGAACAAAGCAGACCAGGAAACGGCGCCACCTATTTCACGGAGCTACCCGGTGAAAACGGTCAGCTAACCAACTCAAGCCCCTTTTTTACGAAAGATGAGGCAGTACTGGTATGTGCCAATAAGAAATTCACTTACGACTTTTCTGCAACCGATATCGACGGCGATGAGATCGTATATTCCTTCTGTGATGCTTATGGTGGCGGACAAACCACCCCACAGGGAGGAATACCACCTGCAGCTATTGCTCCCCCTTACGGAACGGTGCCTTATAAAAGCCCTTACTCCGGCAGCAGTCCGCTGGGAGCCGGAGCTACCATAGATCCGAAAACCGGCATTATTTCCGGGATTGCGCCCGACCCGGGAAAATATGTACTGACCGTCTGTGCCTACGAATACAGGAATGGCCAGCTATTGGGCATTCATCGAAAAGACTTCCACCTGAGGGTGACGACCTGCGTGAAATTGGTCGTTGCCGCCATGCCGGATAAGTATAACGATTGCTCGGGCTACACCGTTACCTTCCTCAATAACAGTACAGAAGGCAAACCCTATGAATGGGACTTCGGAGATGGCGACACGATGCATACCAACAGTACCGACCCTATACAGCATACTTACACCAGGCAAGGCACTTACAATGTTAAACTGTGGGTGGACAGATACAGTAATTGTGGAGACAGCGCAACCGCCACTGCCTATGTGTATCCTTTGCTGCGGCCAAATGTGAACTTCAGTGGGCTTTGCAGCAATACGATCACCACTTTCACCAACAATTCCACCACTTCCGGCGTTAATGATAATATCAACTATTACCGTTGGGACTTTGGCGTAACAACTTCCGATGCCGATACTTCGCTGGAAAAAAGCCCGCGCTTTCAATACCCGGGGCCCGGCAATTACCAGGTGGTACTGCACCTGAAAACAGAACGGGGATGTGAACGTTTCGATACTTCAGACCTTATTGTATATGACAAACCACCGCTGGCCGCCACACCAGATACACTACTGTGCATCCTGAACTCCATCCAGCTGCACGCGGAAAGCATGGTGGACGGCAATGTGGTAACCGGAACATATACATGGGCTCCTTCATATAATATCAATAATGCCAATACCGCCAATCCGACTATATTTCCAAGACTGGATACCGCCTATACCGTCACTTTCACAGACGCTACCGGCTGTACCAATAGTAAGCGGGTTGCCGTTGACGTGAGGGACAAACTGGTTGTGAGAACGATGGCCGATAGTGTGGTATGTACAGGCGATGAAGTGAATATCCCGGCCTTCCCGGACGGCAATTATCCACTCACCTGGTATGACGTCAACAATACGGTGGTAGATACCGGCCTTACCCTGAACATTGTTCCACCTCCCCCTTCCGCCACTTACAGGGTGCGGGGTGACCTGGGCGACTGCTTTGGTGAGGATAATATAACGCTGCGCGTAGTAGATCCGCCGGTGGCTTATGCCGGTGAAGATACCACCATCTGTTATGGAGAGCAGTTAACATTGCGGGCATCGGGAGGCGCCTATTATCAATGGACGCCAACAGCAACACTGAGCGCTCCGCAAAGCGCCACTACTATTGCCCGTCCAACAGATTCCACTGCGTATATCGTTACCGTGAGGGATGTACTGGGCTGTCCGAAAGCTGTTTCCGACACCGTACTGGTCAATGTGGTGCCTCCGGTACCAGCGTTTGCCGGCAACGATACCATTGCGATGCTGAACCATCCTTTCCAGCTGAATGCTTCCGGCGGTACCACTTATATATGGACCCCGGTAGATGGATTGGATAATCCGAATATCAATAACCCGGTTACCACCATCAACCACGATATTACCTATACCGTCACCGTCTACACGGAACAAGGCTGCTCCGGCAGGGACGATATCAAGGTTCGTTTTATAGCCGGTCCCGATATCTATGTCCCTACAGGATTCTCCCCTAACGGCGACGGGCAGAACGACATTTTCCGTCCGCTGCCTGTAGGCATTGTACAGCTGGACTTCTTCCGCGTATATGACCGTTGGGGAAAGCTGATGTACAGTACCACACAGTATTTGCAGGGATGGAACGGTTACTTTAAAGGATCGCCGGCAGCAGTAGGCACCTACGTTTGGGTAGTGCAGGGAAAAAATATAAACAATGAAACCGTAACAAGAAAAGGAACAGTAACACTCGTCAGATAG